A stretch of the Capsicum annuum cultivar UCD-10X-F1 chromosome 8, UCD10Xv1.1, whole genome shotgun sequence genome encodes the following:
- the LOC107879734 gene encoding O-glucosyltransferase rumi homolog: MKEMKNEKLMNEFWLRPAFQKNNSAKWKYFKKKTTVTLTTSLLLFFFLLVVSLLFLTGWFDLAKYTSTLFYKKFASPTIQPQVGEFPLDCAAWNQSNTCPRNYPTSYKPLNPNNSTCPEYFRWIHEDLKPWKETGITREMLEKGKRHAHFRLIILDGKIYVEKYNTKRFIQTRHLYTMYGIVQLLRWYPGKLPNLEIMFDTDDRPVVRSKDYRKPNSGPPPLFRYCSDWHSLDIVFPDWSFWGWAETNIRPWRGVIKDIKEGNKITKWKDRVPFAYWKGNPHVTPIRKDLMKCNVTDKHNFDTLLYVQDWDDQSRKGFKESDLGNQCTHRYKIYVEGWAWSVSEKYILACDSPTLYIRPRFHDFFIRGMIPQHHYWPIRENDKCKSLKFAVQWGNNHTHKAEAIGKAGSQFIHEDMKMEYVFDYIFHLLNEYAKLLKFEPQVPSEAVEICSESLACTSHGIWRKFMEEALEKSPSYSNPCTLPPPYEPQQLKSFVEQKIKATQEVEAWENEYWSNPKTKQ; this comes from the exons atgaaagagATGAAGAATGAGAAGTTGATGAATGAATTCTGGCTAAGGCCAGCTTTCCAAAAGAATAATTCAGCAAAATggaagtatttcaagaagaaaACTACTGTAACCTTAACAACATCGTTGCTACTTTTCTTCTTTCTGCTCGTAgtttctctcttgttcttgacCGGATGGTTCGATCTT GCAAAATACACTAGTACTCTTTTCTACAAAAAATTTGCATCCCCCACAATCCAACCCCAAGTTGGTGAATTCCCTTTGGATTGTGCTGCATGGAATCAATCCAATACATGTCCAAGAAATTACCCTACTTCCTATAAACCCTTAAACCCTAATAATTCAACATGTCCTGAGTATTTTAGATGGATTCATGAAGATTTAAAGCCATGGAAGGAGACAGGAATCACTAGGGAAATGTTGGAGAAAGGCAAAAGACATGCACATTTCAGATTAATTATATTGGATGGGAAAATTTATGTTGAGAAATATAATACAAAGAGGTTTATTCAGACTAGACATTTGTACACTATGTATGGTATTGTACAACTTCTAAGGTGGTACCCTGGTAAATTACCTAACTTGGAGATCATGTTTGATACCGATGACCGGCCGGTAGTCCGGTCGAAGGACTACCGGAAACCTAACTCCGGCCCACCGCCGTTGTTCCGCTACTGTTCAGATTGGCATAGTTTGGACATTGTCTTCCCAGATTGGTCATTTTGGGGCTG GGCTGAGACAAATATAAGGCCATGGAGAGGTGTGATTAAGGACATAAAagaaggtaataaaataacaaaatggAAGGACAGGGTACCCTTTGCTTATTGGAAAGGAAATCCACATGTTACTCCAATCAGAAAAGATCTTATGAAGTGCAATGTCACTGATAAACACAActttgatactctcttatacgtCCAG GATTGGGATGATCAATCCAGAAAGGGGTTTAAGGAATCAGACCTTGGAAATCAGTGCACCCATAG atataaaatatatgtggAAGGATGGGCATGGTCAGTGAGTGAAAAATACATATTGGCCTGTGATTCACCAACCTTGTACATAAGACCTCGTTTCCATGATTTCTTCATTAGAGGCATGATTCCTCAGCACCATTATTGGCCCATTAGAGAAAATGATAAATGTAAGTCGCTCAAGTTTGCTGTTCAATGGGGCAACAATCACACACACAAG GCAGAGGCTATTGGGAAGGCAGGAAGTCAATTCATTCATGAAGACATGAAGATGGAGTATGTGTTTGATTACATATTTCATTTGCTGAATGAATATGCAAAGCTACTAAAATTTGAACCACAAGTTCCATCAGAAGCAGTTGAAATATGTTCAGAATCATTGGCATGTACTTCACATGGTATATGGAGAAAGTTCATGGAAGAAGCCTTAGAGAAATCTCCTAGTTATTCAAATCCATGCACACTCCCTCCACCTTATGAACCTCAACAGCTTAAATCATTTGTTGAACAAAAGATAAAAGCCACACAAGAAGTAGAGGCATGGGAAAATGAATATTGGAGCAACCCAAAAACTAAGCAATAG
- the LOC107879733 gene encoding O-glucosyltransferase rumi homolog, protein MILRQRKTSLIKSIIGFCFILLSILALTIQWMNMSTDTGSVQKSNKVDLFAEVSCSIKCPRASPNKLEFSSSSSESCPEYFRWIHEDLRPWKETGITREMVERARKVAHIRIVIVDGRVYFEKYKQTFQKRDVVTLWGILQLLKFYPGMLPDLDFVFECGDQPVTQRSDYENSKDTVPPPLFRYCGKHSSFDIVFPDWSFWGWPELNMRPWDELKKELQQSNELIKWTERVPYAYWKGNVVLGEARRDLLKCNVSKKQDWNARIYGLQWGLESSQGYKTSALATQCTHRYKIYVEGLAWSVSQKYILACDSMALSINPHFYDFFTRSLLPTVHYWPINEKNKCKSIKFAVDWGNKNAKKAQEIGKAGSKFVYEDLEMKYIYDYMFHLLSEYAKLLKYRPTVPRDAVEVCSDTLICSTKGIRKKYRVHSMVHNVSSSKPCTMPPPWSPADLQDFIERKENLTKQVELWEETQSF, encoded by the exons ATGATTTTAAGGCAGCGCAAAACTTCTTTGATCAAAAGCATTATTGGATTCTGTTTCATTCTTCTATCCATTTTAGCACTAACAATTCAATGGATGAATATG tCTACCGATACAGGATCCGTGCAGAAGAGTAATAAAGTTGATCTATTCGCTGAAGTATCTTGCTCGATAAAATGTCCGCGAGCTTCACCAAACAAGCTTGAATTCAGCTCATCATCATCGGAGTCGTGCCCTGAATACTTTAGATGGATTCACGAAGATTTAAGGCCATGGAAGGAGACAGGGATAACGCGAGAAATGGTAGAAAGGGCGCGAAAAGTGGCCCATATTAGAATAGTCATAGTAGATGGAAGAGTATATTTTGAGAAGTATAAACAAACTTTCCAAAAAAGGGACGTGGTCACATTGTGGGGGATATTGCAACTTCTTAAATTTTACCCTGGCATGCTGCCTGATTTGGATTTCGTTTTCGAGTGTGGTGATCAACCTGTAACACAAAGAAGTGATTATGAAAATTCAAAGGACACAGTTCCACCACCATTGTTTCGTTACTGTGGAAAGCACTCGAGTTTCGACATTGTTTTCCCTGATTGGTCCTTTTGGGGTTG GCCAGAACTCAACATGAGGCCATGGGATGAATTGAAAAAAGAATTGCAGCAAAGTAATGAGCTGATTAAGTGGACAGAAAGAGTGCCTTATGCTTACTGGAAAGGGAATGTAGTTTTAGGCGAAGCAAGACGTGACCTTCTGAAGTGCAATGTCTCTAAGAAGCAGGACTGGAATGCTCGAATTTATGGCTTG CAATGGGGTCTCGAAAGCAGTCAAGGCTATAAAACTTCAGCTTTGGCCACTCAGTGCACTCATAG GTACAAGATTTATGTTGAAGGGCTAGCATGGTCAGTGAGTCAAAAGTACATTTTAGCATGTGATTCCATGGCTCTGAGCATAAATCCCCACTTCTATGATTTCTTCACAAGGAGTTTGCTGCCAACAGTTCATTACTGGCCAATAAATGAGAAGAACAAATGCAAGTCCATCAAGTTTGCAGTAGACTGGGGCAATAAGAATGCAAAAAAG GCACAAGAAATTGGAAAAGCAGGTAGCAAATTTGTATATGAGGATCTCGAAATGAAGTACATTTACGACTACATGTTTCATCTCTTGTCTGAATATGCCAAGCTTTTGAAATATCGACCCACTGTGCCTAGAGATGCTGTTGAAGTATGCTCCGACACTTTGATTTGCTCGACAAAAGGAATAAGAAAGAAGTACAGGGTACATTCCATGGTTCATAATGTTTCGTCTTCAAAGCCATGCACCATGCCCCCTCCCTGGAGCCCCGCGGATCTTCAAGACTTTATCGAGAGAAAAGAGAATCTCACAAAGCAAGTTGAACTGTGGGAAGAAACTCAAAGTTTTTGA
- the LOC107879732 gene encoding actin-depolymerizing factor 12-like, producing MANSASGIAVSDECKLKFMELKAKRNHRYIVFKIDGQQVVVEKVGGNQETHEDLANSLPPNECRYAVFDYDFTTNENVQKSKIFFIAWSPETARVRSKMLYASSKDRFRREFDGVQVELQATDPSEMSLDTFIGRAL from the exons ATG GCGAATTCGGCATCAGGGATAGCAGTGAGTGATGAGTGCAAGCTGAAATTCATGGAGTTGAAAGCCAAAAGGAACCATAGATACATAGTGTTCAAGATTGATGGTCAGCAAGTTGTTGTTGAGAAGGTTGGCGGAAATCAAGAGACACATGAAGATCTTGCTAACAGCTTGCCTCCCAATGAATGTCGCTATGCTGTTTTCGATTATGATTTCACTACTAATGAAAATGTCCAGAAGAGCAAGATCTTCTTCATTGCTTG GTCACCAGAAACAGCAAGGGTAAGAAGTAAGATGTTGTATGCAAGCTCCAAAGACAGGTTCAGGAGGGAATTCGATGGTGTACAGGTTGAGTTGCAGGCTACTGATCCGAGTGAAATGAGCTTGGATACCTTCATTGGCAGAGCTCTCTGA